AAACGGCATTCCTGATAATTTCACGAATGACAGTAGAATTATCATCACTTCCCGATCCAAAGATATATGTGTACGAATTGGTgggcaaatttttttatatgaattgcAACCCTTAGACGAAGAAAAGAGTAGAGAGCTCTTCTTCAAAGTGGTTATGGCTGCCCCACAAGACAATGATGAAGATGGTGATCCCTCACAATTGGAAAACATTGgtgagaaaatactaaagaaatgTGGCGGTGTGCCGCTTGCGATAGTAGTTATAGCAGGCGTGTTGTTATCAAGAAAGAGAAGCATACAAGCATGGAAAGGGGTATTAGAGAGTATAGGTAAAGATGAACACCAATGTTCAAAGATATTTGCTTTGAGCTACAAGGATTTACCTTTAATGTTGAAATCATGTTTTTTATACTTTGGTCTATTTCCAGAGGATTACGAAATTTCTACATTCAGACTAATCAATTTATGGGCAGCTGAAGGATTTATACATGGCAGTGGAGTAAGGGCAGTTGAGGATGTGGGGCAAGATTACCTAAATCAATTAGTTGGTAGAAACCTAATTCAAGTTGTCAAGAGGAGGTTGGACGGGACAGTTAAACTTTGTCGTATTCATGATATCTTGCACGATCTTTGCATTAGCAAGGCTAGGGAGACGAACTTTCTTAACACACTCGATAATGTAGCCACTAGTGCATATTCCCTTGCACCACGCAGAGTCACTACCTCTTTTCAAAGTGATGCTAGCAACTACGTTTCTTCAAATCTTCAAACTCCAAAGCTTCGGGCTTTGTTATGTTTCGATGATTCTACAACGAAAGGTTTCTGGGAAGTTAAGCTTCGTCTTAGAAACTTCAAATCTCTTCAAGTGCTAATTTTAACGTACTCAAGTGGGCTGAGGGCTCCTATGAATGAAATTGTGAAGTTAAAACACCTCTATCACCTTCAATTGGGAGGGGAGTATGTTATAGAGCTTCCTAACGCCATAAGCAATTTGAAAAATTTGCTGACCTTGGATCTAAATTTTCTCGAAGTCATCCTCCCTAAGGTCATCTGGAAAATGAAGCAACTAAGACATATTCGATTACCTCATAACTGTAGGGCTCCTTCAGTCCGTGGGTTCCACTTGGATTGCCATAGGTTCCATCCATTTGAAGTTTCTTTACCAAACCTGCAGACCCTCTTTGGATTGCCTGTCAAAGTTTTTGAGGCCAATTGGTTGCACAAAATTGATAGTTTGAGAAGACTGAAAATCTATTTTATAACTAAGCATTTCATTGGGGTATTGTCAAGTGCAAACTCCCTGTTACAGAAGCTAGAGGAATTGCTTATATTTTCGCCAGACGATATGAAATCGGCCTTGGATCTGTCTAGATATGTAAGCCTTCGTAAGTTATTCATAAGCGGCAGCGGCATAGTGGATTTTACACGACATGATAAACTGCCAACATGCCTCACAGAGCTTGTCCTTTATGTAACTAACCTGGAAATGGACCCAATGGTGACTTTGAAGAAACTACCTAAACTTAAGTTCCTTATGCTTGAAAGGGATTCATACCTTGGGGAGAAGATGGTATGCTCTGGAGAAGCTGACAGCTTTCCTCAACTCAAGGTATTGAAAATTGCTGCAAAGAGTCTAAAGGAGTTTGTAGCTGAGGAAGGAGCAATGCCTGAACTCAAGGACCTTACCCTTACTAAGTGCATACCAAGAATGAGAGTTCCAGATAGAATCGGAAAAATAATCACGAttgacccaaacatgagaggtTAGTAACATTTGTTGTGTTTCATTTGTATTCTTTTGATTACGGATATGTCTGTCCAATTCATTGGTTCactgttttaatttgtttcatgtACTTGGAAATTATGCATTTTTCTCACAAAATATGGGGCTGGCTTtgttacacacacacatgtaaaTTCCATCAGCCTACGAGACGTGGTAGTCAGATCCGTGACTTCATTTCCGTGACTTCATTTTGGAAGGTTTAAGTCCTTACCCAATTCTTTTACTCTTTCAATTATGCTTTCAAGAAAATAACTTAGGATAAATATTCCCCCAAGTACATTCATATATCATGGATGATGGGCTTCACATGTGGTGATAATGCcataatttgattgattttgtGACCTCTCACAGGTGAAAGCACCAACTAAAGGATGACAAATACACGGGCTCTTGATCTTCAGACTGCTTGCTCCTCAATGTAATCTTGCGACATGATGTCTTTCGGCTGATTGCTTCTCATGAGAAGGAAAATGGTATATGCTTTGTGATTTGGTATCTTGGTTGCTGTATTACCCTTAGATGTTGTCTGAATTTATTAGTGACTTTGATGAATgttcaataaaatattaattgtaacGCTCTCTTTTCTTAACGTTTTAAAAAAGTTCtgaattttttatgtttgttatAATTACTGTTAATGAGTGTGACAGAAGAATTTGCTATTGTTTCAAGGACTTGGCACAATTAACAATAAAATGTAATgacataaatcataatttaaaattaaaggaGGAGAAAAGTTTAATgcataattgataaaattaaaaattaaatttaaaattaaagataaactGAAagttattttttgacatttgtCAGCAATGGGCTGTAAAATGGTTTCGTGGCTGTTCTATGCATCCCTCCACTCATATGGTAGCCCAATACCGCTTTCATCAAAATAGAAATGGCAACAAATATGTATTTGAGTATTCAACTTAGGTATCTCTTTCCATATACTCATATTCATCTATTAATACATTTGATCTTTTAAGAAACATTACTACAAAATTTCTTAATTCTAACAgtaacttaattaataaatgtggGTCTCAACAAATTATGCTATTTGATACTTGGATGAACCCTAATTAAGTCATGGAATTGCTCAGTATCAAAATCTATTGCATGATGATCAAAGTTTTGCCCGTTGGAATTAAAATGTCTAAtagttgaattttttgttacttgtcttttaatttcaaatatgactGACACTGGAAGCCCAAAGACCAATGAACCCAAATATAACACTTAAGAGGTTGGTTGACCGTTCGAATCATTTGATGAGATTGTAAATGGAATCATACTTTAATTTGTAAGTGCAGATATTAATTGGTTAAGACCAAACAACTTAGAAGATGTCTTTTAGCcatctaattttattttctttcttttattttttggttaaataACAATAGTAATAGTAAATTTCATATACCATCCTTAAGATTTGATTACATTATATggattattcatttattttgtaaaaatatcatcTTGTCTTTCcttagtattaaaaaatatctaaggAGAGATCATTTTACCCTTGTGCTTATACTAACCCAAGCATTCTCTCTCCCCTCCATTTCCCATTATTTCTTAGAAATTTGCTCTAAAACTAGTGACAAGCTGTCTACGAATTTCCATTGTACTCTACTTTTATTTTGACTTTCTTCTCGTCTCCCCctatcatttctttttctctttcttgtttgatGATGATTAAAGCCATTGTTGAATAAACATAATGAAAACCCAAAGGATTCTCGCAAGACCATCCACGACAATAATAATGGTAATTTGATAATAGgactctctttatatatatattgttgcgGAATAATCTCTTCAAAACAGATAAGGATTAGTGCAGTAAACGaatcaaaatatagattaaaaaCAAGAAAGTAAAGTAAGCAAATACAAACTCCCTGTTTTAAtcgttcaaggctcagatctgaaagACCAGTTACCACTCTTGGTAACaccaacgaataggaaccacaagccacaaacgAAGCTATCAAATCGTAAGCCCAGaaaagccccaacacctctcggccAAACCAGCAAAGTAAACCCTATCTCGCTCAAACGATCACAGCCACACACACAGtaggtagatcggtcacaaagatAGCAAGATCAAGGCTCAAAATGAGGATTTTCACTTACCCGAAAGGTAGAACCTAGGTCTGAATAAATAGGGTGCTCTCAGCGACATCAAAGGGACCGCCTTCCTCACAAAAGGAAAGGCGGCTGAATCCACCAAAGGAAACAACATCCACAGAAGGAAAGAGTGCTTTCATCGCTATCAGATGATCAAGGAGTGAAGCAATGAAGCAATTGGCCAAGATAggaaacacgagagagagagagagagagagagagagagagagagagagagggagaaactAGGGCTCGACCGAAAAAAGGGATAGAGACACCAACAAAAGAGACAAAAGTCTCTTTTATATGTGGGCCAAAGGAGATATGGGCTTAAGCTTGAGTGGGCTTCACCCCCATTTGAGAAAATGGGctgaggcccatttctcctctaaaatggggagtgggcttgtggcccgacttctaaaatgggctgcctaaAGAGTATGGAAACGGTCTTGGGTCCTTCAATCCCGGgtcgaagcctatgaagacccACCCGAAAAATCGTCATTGCCTTGGGTCTTATTagggaacaaaaaacaacaaatcttcACCTTGTTTCCTAATAAGACCAGCaaacaaaagcaacaaaataacATACGGCAGAAAGCATAATCAGTAGGTATAAGAAGACCTTACCAATTCTCACGTAACTTTACCAATGCTTAGGAGTTCTAGGcatcttttgaatttttcaacagTAAGCACCTTTGTTCCCATATCAGAGGGGTTAAAATCTGAATGCACTTTTTCAAGTTTAATAATATCTTGAGATATAATATCACGAATAAAATGCAATCTTACATCAATGTGTTTAGTGCGTTcatgaaaaacaggattttTACACAAGTGTATAGCTGATTGGCTATCAGAAAAGACAATAACATTTTCTGTTAGAACACACAGTTCACTAAGCAAACCTTTAAGCCACAATGCTTCTTTAATTGCTTCTGTAGCAGCTATATATTCATATTCAGTAGTGGACAAAGCAACAATGTGTTGGAgttgagacttccaactaatacATGAATTACATAAAGTAAACACATAGGATGATGTTGATTTTCTATTGTCTCTATCACCTGCATAATCTGAATCTGTAAATCCCattaaactcattttatttgaaTGATGTTTATACACTAATCCTACATTGGAAGTACCCCTCAAATACCTAAACAACCATTTCAAAGCTTCCCAATGGACAGGACctgggtttgtcataaatctactTAATGTGCTAACTACATGGGCTAGGTCTAGTCTAGTACACACCATGAGGTACATAACCGATCCTATTGCATTTGAATAAGGGACTTTACTCATgtactcctcttcttctttgttagttggagatttttcttttgacagtaTGAAATGGGCTCCTAATGGTAAAGAAACTGTTTTGCTTTCATGCATGctaaatctttttagaatttttaacacatatgaaGTTTGATGCAAGAATAACATGgaatttgacctatctcttataatttccatacctaggatTCTTTTAGCCAtacctaggtctttcatgtcaaattctccacctaaagcagattttatgttattaatCTTTTTAACATCAGGGCCAATAAGAAGCATGTgatcaacataaagtaaaagaaatacacagtcatctttatttttatgctaaaaatataggcaatgatcaaaatcacttcttttaaaatcaaattgatttaacaaatgaatcaaaacgtttataccattgcctaggagattgctttaaaccatataaagattttttcaagaaacatacaaaatctgattttttcttatcttcaaaacctttgggttgaaacatatagattttttcatctagatcaccatgcaaaaaagcagttttaacatcaagttgttcaagttcccagTTAAAATATGCAACAAAAGCAAGAATGACACGAATGGTGGTATACTTAACAActggtgaaaaaatctcattataatctacctcttctttttgtgtgaaacctttggctactaacctagccttaaatCTTATGGGGTCTTTTTCACTTGTACCTTCTTTAACTTTAAAGATCCACTTACAGCCCATAATTGACTTATCTTTAGGTCTAGGTACTAATTCCCATgtatggtttttatttaaagaacTCATCTCATCTCCTCTCCCATTGCTTCTTTCCAGTTTTTAGAATACTCACTTCTAATGGCTTCTTCATATGTTTTTGGCTCTTTATCGGCTAGATCTTAATAACTAGCAAAACctaaatcaaaatcagattCTAGCCTTTGAGGAATCCTATGAGATCTCCTCTCCCTATCTCGGGCTAATTGATAGTTTGATAGTGGTGGCTGTTCTATAGGAGGCTGATCTTCTACTATCTCATTTTCCTCATCATCTTCAGTCTGGTTATGTATCTCCACCTCACTTGAGGTGGTGGGAATGTTGGTGCTAATATTCCTAGACTCTTCTAGGGAATCTTCACCCTCACTGTCTTGCTGGTTGTTATTGTTTGATTGTAAACAAGGCATTTCAgcttcattaaatgtgacatttctacttacaattatttttactcCCTTTTGACTTCTATCCCAAAGCCTATAGCCCTTTACTCCTTCAGGATAccctaagaaaacacattttcttgaTCTAGGTTCTAATTTGCCTTCATTCTGATGAGAATAGGCAGCACATTCGAAGGTTCTAAGGGTGGAATAATCTGcacattttccatgccatttctCATAAGGAGTGTCACCATTTAATGTGGCTGATGGGGTTAAGTTAACCAAGTAACAAGCAGTCATcactgcttctccccaaaaggatttaggtatattagaactaatcatcatacacctaaccttatctagaagggttctattcattctttcagccaccccattttgctgtGGGGTGTGAGGGACAGTTCTATGCCTTGTTACACCATATTCTTTACACAAATCATCAAAATCCTTGTTGCAAAACTCTAGACCATTATCAGTCCTTAGATACTTTATTGTCTTGcctgtttgattttctatttgagaAAGACCCACACTCTcctagaaaaatcatctataatagacaaaaaataTCTATTCCCACCAAATGTAGGATTTGATGCTGGTCCCCATAAATCTGAATGGACATACTCTAAAACCCTTGAGGCTCTATGcacatttgaagaaaaagataatcTATGATGTTTGTCTAACACACAATGGTCACAAAAGGGGATATCGGACACACAGTCCTTGCCAAAGAGTCCCTTATCATTTAGGAACTTAAGCCCTTTAATACTAACATGAGCTAACATGTTGTGCCATTTTTGAGTGACATcaaaattgattgaatcaatgtGAGAGCATGACCTACTCATTACCTCAGTAGTTAAGGCATATATCCCATTTCTTCTAACTCCCTTGCACACCATCATTGCccctttaaacattttaatcatttcattttctatttttcctgtAAATCCATTCTTTTCTAATTCTTCTACTGAAATTAAGTTTCTAGCCATTTCAGGAGTGAATCTAACATCTCTCAATTTTAGGACATATCCTGATTCTAACTTAAGAGTGATGTCTCCAATCCCTACAACCTTATAGGCTATATTGCTACAAACTATGGCATGACCACCGACGGATTCGCGTATATTTTCAAACCAATGTCTTTAGGATGTGACATGGAATGATGCACTTGAGTCAAGAATCCATTCTTGTCCATGTGCCCTAAGTGTAGCATTAATTTCAGCAATTTCAAAATCTATAAGCATGTAAACTTCACTAGGGTCGTAAGAGGTTATTGCatttgcttcttcttgatcctttagtttttctttttacttatttttctcAGCATAACAGTCTTTAATATAATGTTCGATTTTCCCACAACCAAAACACTTACCCTTCCCCTTTCCTTTGGTCTTAGACTTAGACCTACTTCTACCTTTCTTTTTACCACCTCCCTCATGTCCTCTAGATTGAGACCTACCTCTCATCAAATGGACCTCTCCAtgtcttttctcattttttaactCCATATCTTTGCTCCTAAGGGAATCTATGACTATTTCAGGTGTCAATGTGTctctaccatacttaatggcatttttaactTCCTTATATGCATCTGGAAttgcatttaaaagaattatggcTTTGTATTCTTCAGTTAccttttcaccacaattagttATATCTTGCACCAACTTATTGAAGATATCTAGGTTGTCATCAAGATCCCTAGAGGAGTCtatcttaaaattaaagaagctttcaagcaagaaaagtttgttgggtgtggattttttcacatagagtttttccaatttttcccataACTCTTTTGTAGAATCAAGTTTTCCTACCTTTCTTAGATTAGAATAAGAAAGATGTAAAATGATAGAAGTATAAGCTAATTCATCAGCCTCAGTTTTTTGTTCAACAGTATATGATTCGGGGTATTTGCCATTTAAGGCTTTAGAAACTTTCTGTTGTACCAAAATTCTCCTCATTTTTTGTTAACAAATTGAGAAATCCCCCTTCCCATCAAAAACCCCCAATTCAAAATGATGTGCAGACATGTTCACACAACTGAATATGCTTAACACACACAAACTGAATAATTTTAGAGTTTTTAATTTCAACCTgacaaatagaaataattagGGCAGATTTCACACAAAGCACAATAACACTGATTTTCTAAGCAAGACTTAACCGTACCAAAACAATTTATGCTAGCACAAGAAAATCACAGATAACCCTAAGTctagcaacaagcaatggtTATCACCACAGGATAACCCCCAAACCTAATGGTCACCCCCACACGATGACTTGCTAATTGCTAGAAAGGGAAAACAGAGAAGTTACCAGTACAGATCTCAAGGCTGAGATCTGTGAAAGATGCAGGCACAGATCTGGAACAAACGAGGGGCACCCCGGCCTCCACACGCTACCCTACGCGCTGTCGCCTACACGCTCACGCGCCGCTGGTTGGCAAGCGAGTGAGCAGCCACGTGCTGCTCGAAGAGAATCCCCGCGACTTGCTATATCCAGATCTGGGGTCCTCGCAACCCAACTCACAACTTGCAAGGGTCAATCGAACCGAGATCAGATCTGATATGAAACGGACTTACCGTGAGACCGGATCTGCAAAAAACGTTAGGGCTTCTCAGATCTGATTCGAACAAGGCACTACCCAGGAGCcacacaaggctctgataccatttgttgcggaataatctcttcaaaacagataagggttagtgcaataaacaaatcaaaatatagattaaaaaCAAGAAAGTAAAGTAAGCAAATACAAACTCCCTGTTTTAAtcgttcaaggctcagatctgaaagACCAGTTACCACTCTTGGTAACaccaacgaataggaaccacaagccacaaacgAAGCTATCAAATCGTAAGCCCAGaaaagccccaacacctctcggccAAACTAGCAAAGTAAACCCTATCTCGCTCAAACGATCACAGCCACACACACAGtaggtagatcggtcacaaagatAGCAAGATCAAGGCTCAAAATGAGGATTTTCACTTACCCGAAAGGTAGAACCCAGGTCTGAATAAATAGGGTGCTCTCAGCGACATCAAAGGGACCGCCTTCCTCACAAAAGGAAAGGCGGCTGAATCCACCAAAGGAAACAGCATCCACAGAAGGCAAGAGTGCCTTCATCGCTATCCGATGATCAAGGAGTGAAGCGATGAAGCAATTGGCCAAGATAggaaacacgagagagagagagagagagagagagagatggagaaacTAGGGCTCGGCCGAAAAAAGGGATAGAGACACCAACAAAAGAGACAAAAGTCTCTTTTATATGTGGGCCAAAGGAGATATGGGCTTAAGCTTGAGTGGGCTTCACCCCcatttgagcaaatgggctgaggcccatttctcctctaaaatgggaagtgggcttgtggcccgacttctaaaatgggctgcctaaAGAGTATGGAAACGGTCTTGGGTCCTTCAATCCCGGGCCAAACCCTATGAAGACCCACCCGAAAAATCGTCATTGCCTTAGGTCTTATTAGGGAAtaaaaaacaacatatatatatgtatatatttgcctatctatctctatctctatctctctaaTTTGAGTTTCAATGGTAACCCATATTAAGTGAGTTCCAATTacaagataataaaattttttcctTGTTGTCAATGACTGGCGATGAGGAAGATACCCATATCTAGCTCTCTCTATATTTGTCTCTCTCcctttatattctttttttgtgTACATATATCTCTTTATGGGTTTCAAGTTATGGTCTTTCACTGCCATCAATTATCCACaatcaacaacaaaaagaaaCCCCCTAAATAtcaatctttctctttttctatcttTGTTTCTTTGGATTCCAATCAAAACCTAAAGTAATGGGAGaaaatcctatatttttttctttctctctttctaacGTAGAGGTGATCGGGGCAACGATGGCCACTGACCAACCcaatattcttttttctttttaatttgtgtATAATTATGGTGTGTGGAGAGAATAAggacatttttgaaatttaaaaaagttAAGATTAGTTAAGTAACAAGAAGGAATTTAGtgttatgtaaaatataaagtaaaaaagtcaataatatatttaaaatgagaatattcaatataatttaacaaaattttagacatgatgtattaaatttactttaataataatcgttttaaagaattaaatatactttatgaataaatttattaacgtCCACGGCTAAACGGGACAAATTTCACATTAGCATTTCAttcctatttttacaactaCGGTAGCAATTAATGATAGGTGATAAAGTTAGGATTCAAATTGtaagagtattaattttaatattttttaatttagttttttttttcaatcagataatttatgaaattaatgataTGAGACCAATCATATATACAagagtttaaataaaaaattctacttaaaaataataaattattagatgTCATTCATACAAACAAAGATAT
The sequence above is a segment of the Diospyros lotus cultivar Yz01 chromosome 7, ASM1463336v1, whole genome shotgun sequence genome. Coding sequences within it:
- the LOC127806932 gene encoding toMV resistance protein Tm-2(2)-like, translated to MAEMLISRAVQRLAEIVAILIAKEGSRLSELEENFNWLRDEMSYIKTFLEKADAVESEIGGLDDFIRSTCDLAYDLEDIMEEYFPMLSPPRRNGWKGRLGWFLKAKTVRDFAVEIEKIKRRAMDINRRRNTYKVPDVPDASDCPGKQGWDPRRTFPHIDEVNVVGMKEHIEELEDKLKDQDSEHRVISITGMAGIGKTTLARKVYNSVRQMFECSAWIYVSRRPNPNELLHNIAKQVGLTDEERKQDLEGNLFHHLSLKRFVIVIDDIWDTEHWDVLKNGIPDNFTNDSRIIITSRSKDICVRIGGQIFLYELQPLDEEKSRELFFKVVMAAPQDNDEDGDPSQLENIGEKILKKCGGVPLAIVVIAGVLLSRKRSIQAWKGVLESIGKDEHQCSKIFALSYKDLPLMLKSCFLYFGLFPEDYEISTFRLINLWAAEGFIHGSGVRAVEDVGQDYLNQLVGRNLIQVVKRRLDGTVKLCRIHDILHDLCISKARETNFLNTLDNVATSAYSLAPRRVTTSFQSDASNYVSSNLQTPKLRALLCFDDSTTKGFWEVKLRLRNFKSLQVLILTYSSGLRAPMNEIVKLKHLYHLQLGGEYVIELPNAISNLKNLLTLDLNFLEVILPKVIWKMKQLRHIRLPHNCRAPSVRGFHLDCHRFHPFEVSLPNLQTLFGLPVKVFEANWLHKIDSLRRLKIYFITKHFIGVLSSANSLLQKLEELLIFSPDDMKSALDLSRYVSLRKLFISGSGIVDFTRHDKLPTCLTELVLYVTNLEMDPMVTLKKLPKLKFLMLERDSYLGEKMVCSGEADSFPQLKVLKIAAKSLKEFVAEEGAMPELKDLTLTKCIPRMRVPDRIGKIITIDPNMRAYETW